gttgttgcttgcttgctttctagcACCACCTGCCATGGTTTTAATGAGCATGTCATAGGGCATCAGCAGTTTAGCTTAGTTCCACGCCAACAGCAAATTAATGTAATATTCTTGCCATCTTCTGTTCTTACTAAAATTTGCTGCTATCCTACCTTTCTTTAAATGTGAGCAAAACTGAAGCACCAGATGTTGCAGCATTCATCATGGTAAAATATTGCCAGTAACAACATTACTCAAATCTTGATCCTGTCATTTTAAGCAGGGTCTGACAGCAGAAAACAGTTTTGTACATCTGTTTCTCTATCCCAAATGGGACAAGGTCTTCAAACTAGtaagataattttttaaaaacaagcagcgTTCTGTTGGAATTTGTGGTGAATTTGTGGGAACTTAAACAAACCATTAAAAGCCTAAGTTCAGTGTTTAGCTGCAGAAGTGAAATGCTTGCGCACCCATAATGCAAATGCTTGCAGAGGTGGGAACATGTTGCTCCATGTGACATGTTGCTGTGAAGGCTTGAGCCTGAAAAGAGAATGCAAAATGCAATATTTCTTAAGAACTAAGACAAGAAAAATGATAGTGTCTCCAGCTGAAGCATCCTCATGATTTCAGTTTAGATATCAAAATAAATTCAAGAAGACAATAGAAGGAATATACCGGGACTTTTGAGAGCAATTCCATCATGCCCTCTTGAAAAATCTGCTCTAGAAGATCAGGAGGCATTCAGTGCAGTGTGAGAGGCTGCAGCCTGAAGAGAAATTTGGTACAGACCATGTGTATAATAAGCAGTGTTCTTTGAATTTTGGCCTCTGAAATTAGTTGAAACAAATGCCGTAGCTGTGCCAATACTAGAAGATGTCTTAAAATGATCCTAGTTCTGATTAAAATCTCAGTTTGGCCTTTTGAAAAACTAGTTCGGACCATGGATGGACACATGCACATGTATGACTCATGGAGATGGAAAACAGCaggggattttaatttttttttgctgctctgATTTGGAGCTTGTCTGCAAAATTTAGATATCTGCAATGTTTCTTCTTGCTTAATAGCTTCTGCATATATGCTTTGCTTCCGTCGTTCTCCTTGCAAATTACTGGCTTTTCCTTCCGCTTGAATATGAACTGCATTAGAAAATCttcataaaaactttctttaGGATGCTTCCCTCCTCCTCAATTAAAATAGATAATGGATGTGGTCTGAAGGTGCATCTCTAATGTGGGAATACTCCTGTGTGTATCCTAGTATAGTCAGAATAGCATGTATGCGATGCCTCGTACAAAGACACATGTTCCAACTTCTATCTACAAATCTTAAATTTTACACAGGAAGATTTCAAGAGATGGGCTTGAGAATACTTTCCCAAGGACATCTACTAGACTACTACTATCAGTATAATTTTTATGTTTAAATCATGCCCTGAGGTTTTGAAAACATTAAGATTGTTGCATCAGATCTGTTAGTAGATCCTAGGTAGAaccttgatttttgaatttttaaaCAACTTGACATTTTTTGGTTTTGGACAAACGAAGTTGAACTTATTTTCTGGAAAGCTCTGGATTCATAATGCCAACAGTCACACTAATACAGATAACTGTTATTGGTTTGGCAGTCTTACCAGTGAGCAGCCTTTGAGGAAGTCAGTGCCACTGTAGCTCTTAAAGTACCCTTTCATTGGCAAGGGACGCCAGTCCATCTGGCTTAACTCTCAACTAGGCTAAGCTTCCTTTCGTATCCACTTATTGAGGCTAGTACAGACTTGTCCTAGCCACTTGCATTCCTTTGGTCTCCATATCAAATACTTCTTAAATGGTATGACAGTTGCATTGACATGCCTATGCCTATCATGGAAGCTGCTGTACTCTGGATGCCAGTTTTTACCCATTTTAATGCATTCTGGTAGCAGAGGTTTTGTACAAAATCTTATGGCTCCCTACAGATCATAAGACAAAGGCAAAAGTTGCCTGCACAATCAGCTGCATTGTATAGTTCAGCTGAATCCTTGAACATCCATATTaggtttgcttttattttgggtCTAGTTGAAAGTAAAGGTATGCAGCATGAATCTCAtttccttcactgctttctccaggCTAATCGTAACAGCTGCTAAGGACGACAAAGACAAACTGTAGACAATCAAATATATTGTACTGGTCAAGTAAAATGGATCCATGTTCAGTAGGAAATCAGCTGCAAGCTAGCAGCGATTGCCATAAAACATACTTTACCTGTCACACTGGATTCAAGACTAAGCAAGAACTATCATCAACTGATCTGTTACTCCTTCAGCTTAGGACTGGGATAACACTTTCAGAGAACGATACAATCTGCTTCCATCATGCTAAAGTTTACCTTGATAGGTATGAAGACTTGCAAAAGTCATGCTGTGATCCTTTTAATATGCACAAAAAGCTTTCAAGGAAAAACTTGCATGCAATTGACATAGACGATGCAACTGTTCTAAGTGCCAAGTTTGGACGGCAGTTTATACCTGGCTGGAAactttgtcaaaaatgtacacaGATAATAAATGGAAGTGCAGAGGTTGATTCTGAAGACCGTCAACGAAGGAGACTTGATTCAGACGTATGTATATGGGATAATTTTTTTCACCTATCTGTTGGACTTAGGCttcaatcttatgcacacttacctgagagcaagCCCCAGTGAAAATGCTGTTCCTTAATTCTAAGTAATTGTGCCTGTGGGTTAGGCTGTACTTAACATAGAGCATCACTaagataagtaaaggtaaagggacccctgaccattaggtccagtcgtggccgactctggggttgcggtgctcatctcgctttattggccgagggagtcggcgtacagcttccgggtcatgtcgccagcatgactaagctgcttctggcgaaccagagcagcgcacggaaacaccgtttaccttcctgctggagcagtacctatttatttacttgcactttgatgtgcttttgaactgctaggttggcaggagcagggaccgagcaacaggagctcaccctgtcacggagattcgaactgccgaccttctgatcggcaagtcctaggctcagtggtttaacccacagcgccacccgcgtccctccatcaCTAAGATagctattattaattaattaatcaattaattaattaattaaccctCAGGTACTAATGGTATGCTAAATACTGTGCAATTTCCACATGTGTGGTCATCACTTGATAAGTGCAACATGAAGAATTATGTAAAACAGCCATCGTTAATCAAAACTTAACAAAAGGCACTCTGATATAACCTCACGTAATCTCAAATGTAGTAACTGGCAATAGAGCATTAATACATCTAGCTGCAGTTCCTCACATGTTATATTATGCATATATGTATGAATGTGCCCTAAGCAAGTCTAACGTGATTAATGTGGAAGAGAGCAGGGCTTGACACTAGAATGGTGAAACTGAGTAGAAGTGGATtaattcataaaggtaaaggtacccctgcccgtacgggccagtcttgacagactctggggttgtgcgcccatctcacttaagaggccaggggccagcgctgtccggagacacttctgggtcacgtggccagcgtgacaaagctgcatctggcgagccagcgcagcacacggaaacgccgtttaccttcccgccagtaagcagtccctatttatctacttgcacctgggggtgctttcgaactgctaggttggcaggcgctgggaccaagcaacgggagcgcaccccgctgcggggattcgaaccgccgacctttcgatcggcaagccctaggcgctgaggcttttacccacagcgcgccacccgcgtccctggattaATTCATAGACATGTATAAAAGTTGGAACCACAGCAGTCTTTGGGGAACAATGAGGTCTAGTCTACACATACAACAGAGCAAAGTATAGGAGTTCTGATGGGATTGAATCGATATCATTCTCCCCCCCTTAGAACTTATTTCATcacttgatgggggggggtatCTATTCCTAGCAATAAAAAGCAGCATGATGGAAGATGTACTTTGAAATGGAAGTTATTCTCCAGTCTTCGTCTAATGAAAACATATagcagttaattttttaaaaggtgaggtCAAGAGTGAACTGAAAATATGTCCTGTTTACTTATTAAAGTAGGCTTTCACTATTTCTGTTTCCATTAATTTGCACCATTAGATATATACTCATATCCCGCTTACCTGCTCCACAAGAAATTGCCATTGCTTTTTTACTTTACTTCCTAGTGTTACTGCCCGTTCAGAGAAACCTTACGAGTGTCAGGTGGCTAAGATGTCATAAAATTTAAATACGTGTGTTGGGGGAGAGGGATGCTTTGTGCCACAGCTTACAGCAACCACTtgttcacattttttgtattaacCTGTAACAATCTTCCTTGACCAAGAGCAATTGCTGGTGGATACCCTGTTCATGTAGACAGGGATTGAGGGCATCTCAACCTTATCCCCCTTCATATTCATGAACTGAGCATTTGAATGACACTCAATGGAAAGGTTTTTTTTACATTTGGCCCCAGCTTTGAGCCTCTAAGAAGTGACAGCATTCTAATTGATTAGCAAGCCTCTGGTAATGTATGCATTAAGCTTTGCATTAATAGTTCCAATGAATTGTCTGTATCTGTTCAGGGACGTACAGCTAAGACCTTGAAGTCCTTACAGTTTGCTAATCCAGGACGACATTCTGAATTTGCTCCAGAAgcaaacaaaagggaaaaaagaaggctGCAGACAAAAAGCACATCCAACAATTCAGACAGGTGAGCTCTTTTCCTCCGATGATTACACTTATCCTTGCTTTCACGCCCTTGCGGGAAAGTCTTTATTTGCATCTGGACCATGCTTCAAGTCTGCTTAAGTAGATAGAATCTCTTTTCATTCAAGTGCATAGAAATGGTGTGATAAAAATCCATTGTAAGGCATGGAAAAAACCTTGAAGAGTAAAGAATTGCCACACAATAATGCTGTTGGAGCATCTGAATTAATCCACAGAATAGCTAAAAGGTGACTGATCCTGCCTTTTCTGTTCCAAAGTGGTTCTGAACAAATCAATTCTGTACTGAAGCAGGAAGGTGAATGTTGATTAGAGTTGTCCACAGCGTCAGTAGACTCCTTTCAGATATAACGTGATCACACCTTAGATAGTAATGGTGCCCTTCCCCAAAATTAATGAACCCTAAAACATTCTGCCCACTGTTgcaaagggaaagagaagggaaacaaAATTGCATAGCCTATGGACAGACATGACAACCTGTTGCATGGACAGACTCTGTCAACATGTTTCTATATGTAATGGTGTCTCCCTAGAACCTAAACTTGCCCGAAATTTATTGGCAGTCTCTGTGACTAATGTAATGTATGGCTTTTGATTTTTGGCATAAGATTAGCCAGAGCAAATTCACCTAAAAGTAGATTTTAACTGAATTGCCAGTGACTTAAAATGGAGTCCAGTGTTACAGACTGCTGTTAattctgctttctttctcctccAGGCAACTCATACCAGCAAAGAGCAAAGTGTATGATAGCCAAGGACTTCTGCTTTATAGTGGGATAGACCTCTGTGACTGTCTTGATGAAGATTGCCTAGGATGTTTCTATGCTTGTCCCAAGTGTGACTCCAGCAAGTGTGGACCTGAATGCCGCTGTGATCGCAAGTGGCTATATGAGCAAATTGAGATAGAAGGAGGAGAAATTATAAGGAATAAGCAAGCGGTATAGCTTGCACGTTGAATTCAAGTAATGAGCGTACATGCCAAAGGTTTtcacttacaaaaatgcataaactttgTTCAGATTTCCAGTTAGCGTTTGAAGTGGTATATGAAAGTTGTGGCTCAGAGTTAATTTCCCCTTTTTGGCACccttacaaaaaagaaaatctaGAATCTTATTAATGGGCAAGTGGATTAATCGGAACAGTATTATGCATTTTGCACCATGTACTCTGTGGAAAAGATGCATTTCCCAAACGTCCTCCCTCTTTTCACCTGGGAGTGTTGCCCATTTCAGAAATGTGACCACTGATTTCATCACTTTAATCGCTCGAAACCATGAGCAGTATTAGCACATAGTAAACTTGTGATTTGATAATGATGTTGCATGGTGGGTAGAAGATATTAACAACAGATTAAAGGCTTTTTGAGAAGATGGTACCACTTCAAAGAAAAGTATTGGACCGCTTTGaaatatttctgtgtttttgtttttaatctgaatACAAATCTATCTTGTGTTTTCAACAGTATTTCACTGATGAGGAGAAAGTAATAAACCAAAGATGTAATCTCAGGTAGCATTTCCATTATGGGTTTGTTATTTGAGAACTATATATTTGAGTCTCTAGGCAGTCGGACAGAGAATTTCTAGGATGAATGACAACACAGTCCCATTTAGCCTTTAAGAATATGTGCAGGTTAATTATTTGAATTTGGACATTAGgagcacaaatggggaaccagGAGTAATGTGTTTTATATTGCAATCACCGATGCTCTGCATAAGGATATGTACAGAATTTATTTTCAGTAGCAATTAAAAGGCTGCATTTTCTTGCAGGGCCATTTTCATAGTTTTGACCCCATATGCAATAAGGAATTGTATTTGTGTAAATTAAACTTGCCCTTGAGGATAGATGACTTTCCATTTGAAATGATGGTTAGGTGGTAAAATATGTAAGACTTAAAAAGTTCTTGTTAAGTATTATCCTAGGAGTTTTGTTTGACTCCGCCTATGTTCAGGAATTTATTCTGTTACCTGTAGTGTCCTAGGAAGGCAAATAGTGTCATGCAAAGCAAGAAAGCTGCATAGGAGCTGGTGGATGTTTGTCCCTAAATTCAGGAGGAGATGGAATTGAATCCATAGCCCTGAACCTGGAGTTCCATGACTGCTCCGATGGGCCCATGTGGAGCTACTCCCTTATTTGACGTAAAAATGTTTATTGAGGGGCCATGAGGTCTGAAAACATTGGAGTGTATCCAAGGAGCCTCTGGATTAAGTCAATTGTGTCTTTACAGTATTTGTATGcgtgcatttatttatatatgtatagaAACCATTTCATTATCAATTATGATTGCATTTTTTTACAATTTGCAAATGTCTGTACTTTAAAAGACTTAAGATTACACCTTTGCTGGGGCTGCATTATATCTGACTAAATTGGGCATTAGCAAATCATCTTGTAAAGAGAAATCCGCAGTAGGAATGGTTATTAAATTTAAAATTGCTTCACTtggtatcttttttttaaaaaaagcatttttctaTCTAAAGCCTCAGTATGCAAATAGATTTATTGGGACCATCCAAAATGCCACACAGTCGTTTTCATAGGTCTTAAAAAAGGTATTACCATACTGTGGCTTTGGGCTTTTTCCCCCTATTGTATGAATCAATACagacttaatatttttttaaaatcccgtAAAATAACTTTAGAATACTATGTGCAACTTTGCTTGACTTGATTGATTTCATATGTTATGTAGTAAAGTTCTTACAGCTATGTACAGAAAACTAGCCATCACCTAAAACTGTTTTTAGAGCCTGCCTAACTGCTGGCAAGTTATTTGAACAGATGGATTTTTTTACTCTCCCTGCAAAGTGGCATTCTGCAAagcttacaataaaataaaagtactTAAAGGGGAAAGTTTGGCACCTGAACAATGAGATACATATATATGGTTTTATCCAAAGCTGTCCAGGTGCGAGCAGAACAGACTTCTAATCATGCAATCAGAACTTCGCTCCTGCAGCCTCTTGCAGgctctcaaaatctgctctgtggGGTTGAGTAACCCCTGAGCAAATTTGTGGAATTGTAGAAAGGCATAGCAGAAGAATATATTATGCTGCATGAGCTCACTATCAGTTTAAAAATTTGGATACTGGCAGATAAATAGCTGCAAGTCACATTGCAGCATGCTGGAATATGAAATCCTCTTGAACTTAAATTTCTTAGTGTTGACATCTACTAGCACTAACAAAAtgtaaagcagcaatgcaaatatTGTGTTTGTCTAATTTCTTCAACAAAAAATTGATCAAATTTACCCTCAAATGTTTAGACGTGTGTCTCAGTGACTAATCTATTATAAAATGTTATACAGTGTAATGGCTAGTATGTATTTGATACAGGTATGTATTGGTAATCTGCTCCAGATATTAACATTAATTAAACAGAGGTTGCAGTTCTGTGCACAGATACTTTGGTCAATTCCATGAATACTAACAGATAGTATGTACTGCATGCTGAAGTGATTAGTTATGCAGAAAAACTTACTCCGCTTACACTGAAGCATTACTGCTAGTACTAGGCAACTGCAAACGAAGATACACTACTGAGTAAATATCAGGTATTTTCTTTGTCAATTCACGTCTGAAGATTCCTATATTTCTTATCATTTATCAAATCCtgttaataaatacatttatttgaGCCACATATTTAGTTCtattattcttctttttaaagttcATCCAGATAATGAAGAAAAAAATATCTGAATACCTCTACTTTCTATTAATTTACTTAGCCCAAACTTATTACAAAACAGAGGACTACTACTCATTCATTTTGTTTGTATGCCGCTTTTCCACCAAAAATAAaatgctcaaagtggctcacaaaaaaggaatgcattttaaacaaacaaacactacaaaaacaatttaagAACAGCATAGCAAAATAACATAGTAACAGTTTCATaataacagcaaaataataacatGAAGAAACCACATttcaatactataaatataacaagaagACTTAAGCAACACAGCATCCAATAGCAAAATTAACAAGggggcttcacagttttcccttAACTCTAGAAACACTCCTCCCATGATATTACTCATCACCTTATTCTCTTGAACTTTGCGCCACCTGTACAGTTAAAGAGACATGTAGCTGCCTTATTATCTCTTGAATCTGAATCAGAAAGTctgaggttaataataataataatttattatttataccccgcccatctggctgagcttccccagccactctgggcggctcccaatcagtgttaaaaacagtacagcgttacatattaaaaacttccctgaacagggctgccttaatgtcaggtaattatttatctctttgacatctgatgggagggtgttccacagggcgggcgccactaccgagaaggccctctgtctggttccctgtagcctcacttctcgcaatgagggaaccgccagaaggccctcggcgctggatcatagtgtccgggctgaacgatgggggtggagacgctccttcaggtatacaggaccgaggccgtttagggctttaaaggtcagcaccaacactttgaatcgtgctcggaaacgtactgggagccaatgcagatctctcagaactggtgttatgtggtcccggcggccactcccagtcgccagtctagctgccgcattctggattaattgcagtttctgggtcaccttcaaaggtagccccacgcagtagtccaagcgtgagttaactagagcatgcaccactctggcgagacagttcgcgggcaggtagggtcttagcctgcgtaccaggtggagctggtagacagctgccctggacacagagttaacctgtgcctccatggacagctgtgagtccaaaatgactcccaggctgcgcacctggtccttcaggggcacagttaccccattcaagaccagggaatcccccacaccaacccgcttcctgtcccccaaaaacagtacttctgtcttgtcaggattcaacctcaatctgttagccgccatccatcctccaaccgcctccaggcactcacacaggaccttcactgccttcactggttctgatttaaaggagaggtagagttgggtgtcatctgcatactgatgaacacccagtccaaaccccctgatgatctctcccagcggcttcatatagatattaaaaagcatgggggagaggacagaaccctgaggcaccccacaagtgagagcccaggggtctgaacaccccTTAAAATAGATTTAAGTGCCCTCATAGTGCTAGAGTAAATGTTCTTCCCCATGTAGAAGGGTGACTTGCACCAGGGAGCGTGGGCAGTCCGTCATTAGATGGCGTCAGATTCCTATAATACAAAATTTTGTGGGGTTATGGCTGTGCTGATATTTTCCTAGGCAATGACATGCAACATCATAATAACAACACACGTTTACTACCCTTTTACAAACCTGAGGCATGAAGCAAAATGTACATACGGTGGTAAAGTTTATACAGATACCGCTGTGTATGAGAGGGGGGTACACTTGGGAGAGAAGAAAAATGTATGTGTCTGGGGTTTggtagtgtgtgtatgtgtatgtgtcgTCTCTGAGCAGTAAGAGGAGGGGCTATCAATGTGTGGCTTCTGTGTATGTGTCATCTATGAAGGAAGGGAGAAAtgtatatgggggtgggggggtgagagATGCATATGTGCCTGTAGTTTGTGTGCAgggagtgtgtgcatgtgtgcaaggGGTTGGTGGGCCACCTGGTATATTTTTCCTGTTACTGGGGAATGTACCTTGTTATTAGATAGCAACAGCATCACTGATGGGAGGGAGTCTATATTGTGTGATCTCCACAGTTAGGACCAGTAGGACATCCTTTGGGAAGCCTGAGATTTTCCAGGGGAGAAGAAGCAATTACTGTACTGTCTTAAAATTTGTAATGTGCCCGCTAGTCCAGAAAAGGCTAATAACCACTGGTTTACAGAAACAACTCATTTTCAAACCATAGCTTATGAAGCGGCTTCTTTCTATAAACCACAGTGAAGATTAGCCGCAGTATAGGATTCTTAATTTTGAAACTAAAGCTTCAGAACTCTTCACCCTGACAGTGGGAGAGAGCAGTGAGATCAAGGCTTGTCTATGTAGCAAACCAAACATTGCCAATGTTTATGTCTGACCATTTGAGCCATattagaaggctgatcgccgaagaattgatgcttttgaattatggtgctggagaagactcttgagagtcccatggactgcaagaagatcaaacgcatccattcttaaggaaatcagacctgagtgctcactggaaggacagatcgtgaagccgaggctccaatactttggccacctcatgagaagagaagactccctggaaaagaccctgatgttgggaaagatggagggcacaaggagaaggggacgacagagaacgagatggttggatagtgttttcgaggttaccagcatgagtctgaccaaactgcggaaggtagtggaggacagaggtgcctggtgtgctctggtccatggggtcacgaagagtcggacacgactaaacgactaaacaacaaaggctCTATACCGTTGCCCTGAATAGAGCTGTGAACAATATTAGGCTGTATCTTCACAAAATTGTCCTAAACATCTAAGATGATGTCCTCGAAAGGTGAGTTTAATATGAATGGGCATTATAATTTTACAGGTgttgattttgttctgttttatggtGAACTTTGCTAGAGATTTATTGCCATCTTGGGCCTCGGGAGGAAGAAAGGAGGCATAGTTACCTATAAC
The Podarcis muralis chromosome 1, rPodMur119.hap1.1, whole genome shotgun sequence DNA segment above includes these coding regions:
- the ARL14EP gene encoding ARL14 effector protein isoform X2; protein product: MAATGEASAGVGAGQGRRRAYVKGRTAKTLKSLQFANPGRHSEFAPEANKREKRRLQTKSTSNNSDRQLIPAKSKVYDSQGLLLYSGIDLCDCLDEDCLGCFYACPKCDSSKCGPECRCDRKWLYEQIEIEGGEIIRNKQAV
- the ARL14EP gene encoding ARL14 effector protein isoform X1, with protein sequence MDPCSVGNQLQASSDCHKTYFTCHTGFKTKQELSSTDLLLLQLRTGITLSENDTICFHHAKVYLDRYEDLQKSCCDPFNMHKKLSRKNLHAIDIDDATVLSAKFGRQFIPGWKLCQKCTQIINGSAEVDSEDRQRRRLDSDGRTAKTLKSLQFANPGRHSEFAPEANKREKRRLQTKSTSNNSDRQLIPAKSKVYDSQGLLLYSGIDLCDCLDEDCLGCFYACPKCDSSKCGPECRCDRKWLYEQIEIEGGEIIRNKQAV